CGATTGTTTACACGTTACTGTATGACTTTAAACGCCTGTTTGAAAGAAAAAAATTTCTTGTTCAAACAGGAGAAGAAGTAAAGCAATAACAAGGTTGGTACTAACACATTGATTTGCTATTTGACTGCTAAAATAAAACCGCTGTTTAGGTGACAGTACAATCATACACATATGATAAAGATAGCGAATGCCAAGCGGCGGTTTTGAAATAAAGAAATTCAAAGCCGCCGTTGTCCTTTTCAAAAAATAGGATTTCGGAGGGTATGTTAAAGTTGTCCATTTTTAAGGACACGGCGGCACAAGGAGGATGCCGTCGTGTTTATTTGTTTTCGACATAATTCGATATTATTCTGCATGCCAAAAAAGACTTGACGCTTTATGGGACTATTGCGGTCATCAAGTTACCCACACACATTACACGTTAAGATATACAAGCTCCCACGCCCGATTGGTTTTTATCCAGTCGGGCTTTTTTGCATTTCACAGCAAATTATTTTTTACTTCTTGCCGTTTGCTTTGCCAAAATTTTCATCCTGACCGTAGTAGTGGCGAAAGGGGAAGCCATCACCCGCCTTTGCGGACGCGAAGGGAGGTGAGAACATGAAGCCTCATTCCCACGAACAACATAAGCGGCACGCCTTTGACAGCTTTTGCAAAAAAGTATTGAAGCATGAAGCCCGCGACTATTACGACGCGCTGAAAAGACGCAGAGAGCGGGAGATATCTTTGGACGAACTGTCCGAAAAGGAATTGGAGCAGTTGACCGTAATGGACGAATATTTCAAGGATCTATACAGCTTTAACGTGCTGGGCTATGACATTTCAGTGTCGGATGGGCGCATAAGCGAAGCCTTGAACGCTTTGCCGACGGACAGACGCGATATTATCCTGCTGTCTTATTTTCTTGACATGACGGACAGGGAAATCGGGGAACTCTTGACCCTTGTCCGGCGCACCGTTGCTTATCGTCGGACAGGCACTTTGCGGGAATTAAAAAAAATCATGGAGGGAAAAGCGGATGAATAACACACGAAACGCCAAAACCGGTAACACCGGTTTGCTTCCTTTTCCCGTCATTGCGGCTGCGGCTGGCGGCGACATCAACGCTATCAGCACCGTTCTAAAGCATTATGAAGGGTATATTGCTGCGTTGTTCATCAGGCGGCTTTATGACAAAAGCGGCAACCCCCATCTCTGCGTGGACACTGAATTGCGCCGCAGATTGGAAACCAAGCTCATAACAAGAATCCTGGCATTCAGGGTAGCATAACGAAAAGCCTGTCACGGGAGCGCGCCCCCCTTTCCGCGCTTCCTATGCGGGCTTTTTTCGCTTGTCATTCTGCAAAAGTATATCCATAGCCAATGTGCTTTTGCAGGCTGACAAACGCCTTTTGTTCTTTAACAAAGAAAGCGTTCTAACCACGCGCAGCATAGGGCAAATCGGATACTTTCGGTCTACGCCGAGCCGGACGGCGGGTGCGCCACGACTTCCCCAAGGGAACGAGCGACAACCACCCAGCCGCAAAATGAGCGTGGCAGCTTGTGGGGCGACGACGCATAGACCGGTATAATGATACTTCCGTCCAGCCACAGTCCGAGCGTTAAAAGCGTCGCAGGCAATGGGGGCGGCCCGCCGACAGGGGGGAGGTGAAAGTCCTATGAGGACGGTGAGCCGCCGTCCGCCGATAAGCCCATGAAACGATAGAACTGGAACAGAAATGCAGGTCAGGGGTGCGCACCTTGGTGCGAGCTGTATGCGTACCCAATCATGGGCGCGCCCCTGTTTTCTGCATTTTTATTTTTAAGCTGAGAGGAGCTGATACCTTGCTCAAAAGCAATGAAGCATATAAGCTGATTTTTCGGGAATACCCGGATGTGGTCGATGTGGCGCAAATGTGTGAAATGCTGGGCGGTATCAGCACAAAAACCGCATACCGCCTTTTGCGGCAAAATCAGATCAAGCACTTTAAGATAGGCCGAACGTATAAAATCCCCAAGTTCCATATTTTCGAATACCTGGCGGTCGCGCAGGAATCCGATGCGTAAAACATCGTTCGCACCTTTGCAAGATATTTTGGAGAACTGTTACACTAAAGCCGTCAATGGTAGGTGAATATGGACTGTTACTGATTTAAAGGAGGCAAGAATTCATGGTAACAGGACACCTGCGAGAAAAAAACGGCTATTTCCAGATGATTCTCACCTACAACAACAAGGATATGAACGGAAAGCGCCAAACCAAGTCCTTCAGCACGGGGCTTCCCGTCAAGGGAAATAAAAAGCGCGCTGAAGCGCTGCTTTGGAAAACCAGGCAAGAGTTTAATCCCGACACGGGGATGAGTTGCAAAGACGCTTTGTTTGCCGACTTCCTGAAAAAATGGCTGCAGGACGCTATCAACAGAGTGGACGCCGACACCTACGCCCTTTACACATACGACGCCAAAGCCTTCATCATCCCTTACTTTAAGGATACCGCCGTTACGGTGGCGAAAATAAAGCCGGGGGACATCGAAGGCTACTATCAGTACGAGAGAACGGAAAAAAACGCCTTGAACACCGCCCTGCTCCAATATCACGAGGTCATTGAGGAAGCCTTGGCCTACGCCGTGGAGCTTGAGCTGATCCGGGACAATCCGGCCGACAAGGTAAACCCGATCTCCGGCGAGGTGCGGATACTGTTTACCGACTTCCTGCTGGAATGGCTGGAGATGATCAAGCACAATGTGGAAATGACCACCTACGCCTCTTACGCTATGTCCATCAAGAGCTGCATTATTCCTTACTTTAAGGAATTCAGGCTTACATTGAAGGATGTTACGCCGAAGCACATCCAGGACTATTATCAGTACGAGCTGAACGAGAAAGGCGTAAGCGCCTGCACGGTGATCCACCGCCACGCCAACATTCGCAAGGCGTTGCAGTACGCTTACAAGGTGGGCTTGATTGCCTTTAACCCCGCCGACCGGATCGAGCGGCCCAAAACCGCAAAATTCGTGGGCAGCATTTACGATGCCGGAGAGCTGGAAGCCCTGTTCGCCGTGGTGAAAAACAAGCCGATAGAGCTGGCCGTTATCTTAGGCGCGTTTTACGGACTGCGCCGCAGCGAGATCGTGGGGCTGAAATGGGACGCCATTGATTTTGGAAAAAAGACGCTGACCATCAAGCACACCGTAACCGAGTTAAGGGTGGACGGGAAAGCCATCATCGTGGAAAAGGACCGCGCCAAAACCAAGTCCAGCCACCGCACCCTGCCGCTGGTAGAGCCCTTTGAAAAGCTACTTCAGCGGCTAAAGGAAGAGCAGGAGCGTAATCAACAAGTATGCGGCAGCGCCTATTGCCGGGAATATCTCGGCTACATCTACGTGAACGAGCTGGGAGAACGGATCAAGCCGGGTTATGTCACCCAGAATTTCGCGCTCACCCTGAAAAACCACGGCTTGAAGAAAATCCGTTTCCACGACCTGCGGCATAGCTGCGCCAGCCTGTTGTACGCCAACGGCGTCAGCCTGAAGGAGATCCAGGAGTGGTTGGGGCACAGCGATATTTCCACCACCTCGAACATTTACACTCACCTGGATTTCAGCTCCAAGGTCGCTTCGGCCAACGCCATCATCGGCGTATATCCCTCCTGACATCCCTCCAAAACGGCGGAATGCCAGGTAAATAGGGGGCTGAGAGCACTGAAATATGCGCTGGAATGGTTCATGTGACGGTATGACGGACGACAAATAAATGTGTCGCCAGAAAAGAAAAAAGCCCTCAAATCCGCTTATATCACGGTTCAAGAGCGATTGTTTCTGGTGCCGATGGCCGGAGTCGAACCGGCATGGAGGTTATCCAACGGTTTTTGAGTCCCTTCACATTACCGGAAGCATCGGGAATGTAACGTACTCTACCGGAATCCTCAGACCCTCAAAAACCTTGTATAATGCGGGTTTGCGGCACTTAAAACCCGGAAAGCCACGTCACTCCAAGGCTCCCTCAAAAGAGCGGTTTTGACATAAATTTTGGACGTTGGAGGGATATTGGAGGGATATTCAGGAGGGATATCCGGACCGTCTGCCGTCAGAACATCGAACGTGTAGTAATCAAAAATCAATATTGTAACAGTCATCCTACCATTGACAAATCTTTTCAGGAGTTGATGACTGTGAAAAATCAAGAATACTACGAACAGCTTTTTGAGGCGTATCCCGATGTCGTTACGCTTGATGAATTCAGAGCTATGTTGGGCGGCATTGGAGAAACCACGGCACGAAAGATTTTGCATGGAAATCATATAAAGTACTTTTTCATCCGCAGTGCCTATAGGATACCAAAGGTATGGGTTATCAAGTATGTGTTAAGCGACCATTACGCCCAGTACCGGCAAGAGCTAAAAGTACAGGTTTAGTATTGAATAAAAATGAATGGACGAGAGGACATAGGTTTGCGCTTATGTTCTCTTTTTATATGGAAATAAATCCATATGGCTGATATAATTTATATTGATAACGTTGTTTTTATTGATATTGTATGGAGATTTTTTGATGCCAGATGTGAATGAACTTTTAAACAATGCAATTAAAGAAACAGAGAACTTGAATCAAGAGGAAATTTTCCTTGTAAGAGATTTATTCAAAGGCTATGAATGGAACCGCATTTCTCGTAGTGAACGGCTTCTGCTTGGTACATTATTTTTAAACTATGTGAACACATCAAAGGCTTCTATACAAGCGATTGAGAAGACTTCTTCCGGACAGCAGAAATATAGGGTTAAAACGGAATAGTCTAGTGAGGCTAATAATGTCAAGCTACTTGAGTTGTCTAGCAAATTATCCGAAGTTAGGCGTAAAAAAACTCAAACCCACTCCAGAGTTTGAGTAAAGTTAGCTGCAGATTATGGTGAAGAAGCTGCTAGCCCTAACTTTGGATAATTACATTGCACGAAACCGCGTTGATTGATGCTCTCGCTATGGGGATTAAATAGCTATTTTCCCGTCTAACTTTAGATGGCATTAAGGGAAACTTGATAGCAAAATGTATCAAAGCAGCGTTAATCATGCTGAAATAGACATAGCTTCCCCCTCCCCATGACAGGGCAAATTTTTTAAACATATACAGTTTTGTTATTGATAGGGGGAGATTTACCCAAGCTCATATACCGTCTGGGTTTTTCCGATCCGCAGTTAGGGCATTTAGATAAATCTATTCCAGTTAGTTTTAGGATGAGTTGAAGCGTAGAGTATTTTTCTCTGGTTAAAAGAGGTGTATGGGTTAACTGTTTGCAAATCTTCAGTTTGGCTGTCTTGTTACGATTGCCTAGCAAACCGTAGTGTCTGATTTTCATAAAGCCACTCGGTAGGATATGAATAAGAAATCTGCGGATAAACTCATCGGCGGAAATCGTCATCACCTTATGTTTACTGTTATCCTTGTAGTCCCTCCATTTGAAGGAAACTGTATTCTTTTCAATGCTAACGATACGTTTATTAGATATAGCCACTCGGTGAGTATATCGACCCAGGTATTCAACAACACAACCAGCATTTTTAAATGGTGGTTTGCAGTAAACAATCCACTCTTTGCTATAGAGAGAGGAGAGCAGCTTTTCAAATTCCTTATCGTCAGAAAGATAAGTTTGATTACCGTGGAATTCAAGCTTATTTTGACCGTAGAGTTGTTTTAGGTAGTACAGGAATTTGCCTCTGAACTTTCGGGATAAAACTTTAACTGGAATGAAAAATTTTTTCCTACTATTTACCCATTTCCCAATGGAGGATAATCCGCCGCCGGGTACAATGCAGTGAATATGCGGGTGGTGCATGAGGTTTTGTCCCCATGTATGCAGAACAGATGTAAAGCCAATCTTGGCACCGAGATATTTTTTGTCAGAAGCTAATTCAGTAAGTGTTTCAGCAACGGCCTTAAACAAAAGGGTGTAGACTACTTTTTGATTCTGATAGGCTATTGAATTGAGCGTATCGGGGATTGAGAAAACTACATGGAAGTATCCAACGTCGAGCAGATTGATTTTCTGGTTTTCAATCCAGCGTTCTTTGGCAAGAGCTTGGCATTTAGGACAGTGCCTATTGCGACAAGAATTGTAAGAAATTCGGATATACCCACAACTGTCACAAACCTCCTTATGGCCGCCTAACTCTGATGTTCTACATTTTTGAATGGCTGACATCGCTTTATGCTGCACAAGAGTAAGCTTGTGGTTGCTTCGATAGTTATTGCCGTATTTTAGGAAGATATCTTGAACCTCAGTCATTGGCTTTTTCCGATTCAGCCATCTGATCAAGGGGACTCGTTACGTTGAGGGATTCAATCTTGACCAAATGCAAATAAACGCAGGTCGTGTTGATATTTGAGTGACCAAGCAGTTGCTTGATGTGGTAAATACTTGTGCCGGATTCAAGCAGATGAGTTGCAAAACTATGCCTCATCGTATGGACTGTCACGTTTTTATTGATTTTAGCTTTCTTTACATATTTATGGAAGAGATTTTGTACAGCTCTGGGAGTTATGTGAGTGTCGGTATGATTTCGGCTGTAAAAAAGCCACTCTTTGGGGCGGTAAGCTTTCCAGTAAACTCTAAGAATCTCAAGATTAGCTTCAGAAAGCAGGGCATAACGATCTTTACCCCCTTTGGCATTGCGAATGAACAGTTGCATTTTATCGCTATGAATATCTGAAACTTTAAGGGAGGCCACTTCACTTAGGCGAAGTCCAGCCCCATAGAGGGTCATAAGAATGCATTTATCTCGCAAATTGTCACAGACGTTAAAAAGGGCTTGGATTTCCTCTTGGGTAAGTATGTCAGGGAGTTTGCGTGGTTTACGGTGGCGAGGGATTTGCCTAGGGTTAATATTAACGTTCAAAGTTACGCCATACAAAAAGCGGAGACCACTATTGTAGGTGTTTACCGATTCGGGAGCAAGCTTCTTTTTTGTGGTGAGATAATGAAGGAACTGCCTAACATCCTCTACACCTAGTTCAGTTGCAGGTTTATCAAAGTGGTCCTGAAAGAGTTTAACTTTGGTATAGTATTCGGCCTGGGTATGCTTGCTTAACCCTCTAAGCTCTACATCGAATTTTATCTTGGCTAAAACCTCTTCTTTTGTCATAGTTTGAACATCTCCTTTAAAATTAAATTAGCTTTATTTTAAAGGAGATGCATAAAAAAGGAACTGACTTTTTACAGTATCATTTTCAATTACACAACTTAAAAAAACATTACAGGAACTACCGCGCCAGCGGTTTAGTGCTATGTCTATTAGGCGAAGTTTCGGATGCTTTTGGTTATAGCAATAATAAGAAGTAAATTTAGCCTATATAAACGATAAACTGCGTTGCAGGATGTTCAGATGTAAAGGCGGAGTTAGATGCGTTATTCTGATTTTATAAAACAAACTATATCAAACGAGAATGGAATCGATTGGAATTATTATAAGACAGGAATGCCCATAGAAAATATTTTACAGGCAAACCGGTCCGGTATTTTTATTCGTAAGTACTTTGAAAGTGGTGGCAAAGAACTTCCGTTACTGCTTAACCCAACAGAAGCCACTAATTTTATCAATACCTATTTCGCTGCCGGATGTAAAGAAAACACATTATCTTTTGATTTTAGTGAAATGTATCTACTTCCAGATGACCGTGCAATACATACAGTTTCTGGTTTCTTTTTAGGATTGCTTATTGAGAGTTGTTTAAATGGAACAAGGACACTCGCTATCGAGAGTTCAAATCAGTTCCCGTTTGCATATCTGTGGTTTTTGATGTTTCTGTATCACGATTATGGGTACTGCGTCACAGAAAGGGATAATAGCCCAATTTCAACGCCGGAACGTGCGCCCATACCAGATATGCTTTTTACATGGAATCCTTTGAGAATACATCGCAAAGAATATGATGCACTTTGCCGCATGAAAAGAGAATTAGGCATTGATCTTTCACTCTTTTCTCCTTATCCGGGATCACTGAATAGGGTGGGCAATTTCAGACAAAACAATGAGATAAACTTGCAACGTGCTCTGCTACGCGAGCTCACACAACGTACATTTACAGTAACAGGACGCCCAAGGCTTCGGTTTAATACAGGAGCAAAAATAATCGGACATCAATATACAAGCATTATTACAACAAGATATTTTAACTATTGTATCAATGAACGACACAAGGTGGATCACGGAATTGTTGGTGGATATCTGTTTTATGACAGAATGGTTAAAAACTATTTATCCGCATATATGACAGTGCTTTACGAACGTGAGGGGCTTTGCGTTTTAGGTGATTTTCATTATAGAGACAGGCATTTTTGCCAAGAACAGCTTCCTATTTTCTCATATATTGCCGATTGTATTTCAGCTCACAACATTTGGAAACAGCCCGAGGAGAGTAGAGCGGCGTACGAGCAGTATAAACTGGATGTCTTGTTAGCTGAAAACTTTAAAAACATTACTTTCCAAGAAAACCCACTTCTCTATATACTTGTAGTTGCAGACAGTTTAGAGCCAACAAAAGTGTACGGAGGACTACCCCCGCAAAAGGTTTCAGACGCAATTGATATTGAATATTTGCCAGCACATCATGTGCTGACCTTCTCAAGCAGAAATAGCGAAGTCTCTATAGAGATCTTGTATCGCAAAGCAAAGGGATTGGAAGATTGGACATCAGTACGTTGCTCCGAATTGAATGAGGGCAAATTTACTCTTCATATTTAATATTTACGATGCACAATTGGATTATAGCAATAATGCGTACCTTAATAAATCCGAATTTGATGGTGCGGTTGCTATAGTGAGATTGAAAATTAGTGGTATAATAAAGAACGCTTTATTTAGACTAAAAATATATAGGAGGCGATGAAAAAATGTTTATGCCTTGTAAAGAATCAATTCTTGAGATGACTCCTACTGAATTTGAAAAGCACTCATTGCGTATATTGACTGAGCAGATACAAAATATTAGAAATTGCAACTTTCAACATAATAAAATTATGGAGGTGGATGATGGAAATTATCAAATTGATGGATACATAGAGTTTGAGCTTATGGGCATTTATTATAAAACTTTGATAGAGTGCAAACATTATAAAAGCAGTATATCCAGAGAAAAAGTTGCTGTACTCTATGATAAAATACGAGCTTGTGGAGCAAATAAGGGTGTATTGGTGTCATCATCTAATTTCCAAAGTGGTGCAGTACAATATGCGTCAAAACATGGTGTTGCATTAATTCAGTTGACTGATGCTGACAGTATATATGAAACACGATCTGATTTCACAGAAAAAAGCGGTGCATTTGCTACGCAAAAGAAAAAAACAAGCTCTTATATAGGTGTAATGCAGGTCGGGGATGAGCATATTGTAAATTGTTTGTATTTAAGTAACACAGAATTAAATGTAAGAGATTTCTTAATTAAAAGAAGTTAGGAGGAGCAGAATGAGAAAGGCATTATGTGTTGGAATTGATAGCTACGAGAAAATCAAAGATTTACATGGATGTGTTAATGATGCAAATGGGGTGAAAGCAGCATTAGAGAGAAATGGCGATGGAACACTAAATTTTTCTACGAAACTTCTATGTGCAACAAGCGAAGCATCTTACATTACTAGAGAGGGATTGAAAGATGCAGTTCAAGATCTTTTTAGAGATGAATCCGAAGTTGCTGTTTTTTATTATGCCGGACATGGTTCTTATGATGCACTTGGTGGATATCTATGTACTAGCGAAGTGGAAAGAGAAGATCAAGGGTTATCATTGAATGACCTTATGGGGATAGTAGCTGATTCCCGTGCACAAAACAAAATTGTAATACTTGATAGCTGTTTCAGCGGACGAGCAGCAAATTCAAAAGAAATGCAAAATTATTCTGTGCTACATAATGGCACAACTATTTTAGCGGCATGCGACGAAAATCAGTATTCATCGGAAGAAAATGGTCATGGTGTTTTTACATCGTTGTTGATTGAAGCATTATATGGTGGAGCAATGAATCTACTTGGTGAGGTTTCTCCTGGCAGCATTTATTCTTATATAGATAGTTCTTTGGGAGGATGGGAGCAACGACCAGTGTTTAAGGCAAATATAAAGCAATTTGTTTCGCTTAGAAAAAATGCTCCACCAATTGCTATTGGAGAATTGCGTCGCATTACGGAATTCTTTATTACGCCGTATGATGAATACGCATTGGATCCTACATATGAAC
This genomic interval from Desulfoscipio sp. XC116 contains the following:
- a CDS encoding restriction endonuclease; translated protein: MFMPCKESILEMTPTEFEKHSLRILTEQIQNIRNCNFQHNKIMEVDDGNYQIDGYIEFELMGIYYKTLIECKHYKSSISREKVAVLYDKIRACGANKGVLVSSSNFQSGAVQYASKHGVALIQLTDADSIYETRSDFTEKSGAFATQKKKTSSYIGVMQVGDEHIVNCLYLSNTELNVRDFLIKRS
- a CDS encoding single-stranded DNA-binding protein — protein: MPDVNELLNNAIKETENLNQEEIFLVRDLFKGYEWNRISRSERLLLGTLFLNYVNTSKASIQAIEKTSSGQQKYRVKTE
- a CDS encoding tyrosine-type recombinase/integrase, with protein sequence MVTGHLREKNGYFQMILTYNNKDMNGKRQTKSFSTGLPVKGNKKRAEALLWKTRQEFNPDTGMSCKDALFADFLKKWLQDAINRVDADTYALYTYDAKAFIIPYFKDTAVTVAKIKPGDIEGYYQYERTEKNALNTALLQYHEVIEEALAYAVELELIRDNPADKVNPISGEVRILFTDFLLEWLEMIKHNVEMTTYASYAMSIKSCIIPYFKEFRLTLKDVTPKHIQDYYQYELNEKGVSACTVIHRHANIRKALQYAYKVGLIAFNPADRIERPKTAKFVGSIYDAGELEALFAVVKNKPIELAVILGAFYGLRRSEIVGLKWDAIDFGKKTLTIKHTVTELRVDGKAIIVEKDRAKTKSSHRTLPLVEPFEKLLQRLKEEQERNQQVCGSAYCREYLGYIYVNELGERIKPGYVTQNFALTLKNHGLKKIRFHDLRHSCASLLYANGVSLKEIQEWLGHSDISTTSNIYTHLDFSSKVASANAIIGVYPS
- a CDS encoding IS91 family transposase, whose product is MTEVQDIFLKYGNNYRSNHKLTLVQHKAMSAIQKCRTSELGGHKEVCDSCGYIRISYNSCRNRHCPKCQALAKERWIENQKINLLDVGYFHVVFSIPDTLNSIAYQNQKVVYTLLFKAVAETLTELASDKKYLGAKIGFTSVLHTWGQNLMHHPHIHCIVPGGGLSSIGKWVNSRKKFFIPVKVLSRKFRGKFLYYLKQLYGQNKLEFHGNQTYLSDDKEFEKLLSSLYSKEWIVYCKPPFKNAGCVVEYLGRYTHRVAISNKRIVSIEKNTVSFKWRDYKDNSKHKVMTISADEFIRRFLIHILPSGFMKIRHYGLLGNRNKTAKLKICKQLTHTPLLTREKYSTLQLILKLTGIDLSKCPNCGSEKPRRYMSLGKSPPINNKTVYV
- a CDS encoding helix-turn-helix domain-containing protein, whose product is MNNTRNAKTGNTGLLPFPVIAAAAGGDINAISTVLKHYEGYIAALFIRRLYDKSGNPHLCVDTELRRRLETKLITRILAFRVA
- a CDS encoding DNA-binding protein; its protein translation is MTVKNQEYYEQLFEAYPDVVTLDEFRAMLGGIGETTARKILHGNHIKYFFIRSAYRIPKVWVIKYVLSDHYAQYRQELKVQV
- a CDS encoding tyrosine-type recombinase/integrase — encoded protein: MTKEEVLAKIKFDVELRGLSKHTQAEYYTKVKLFQDHFDKPATELGVEDVRQFLHYLTTKKKLAPESVNTYNSGLRFLYGVTLNVNINPRQIPRHRKPRKLPDILTQEEIQALFNVCDNLRDKCILMTLYGAGLRLSEVASLKVSDIHSDKMQLFIRNAKGGKDRYALLSEANLEILRVYWKAYRPKEWLFYSRNHTDTHITPRAVQNLFHKYVKKAKINKNVTVHTMRHSFATHLLESGTSIYHIKQLLGHSNINTTCVYLHLVKIESLNVTSPLDQMAESEKAND
- a CDS encoding caspase family protein, encoding MRKALCVGIDSYEKIKDLHGCVNDANGVKAALERNGDGTLNFSTKLLCATSEASYITREGLKDAVQDLFRDESEVAVFYYAGHGSYDALGGYLCTSEVEREDQGLSLNDLMGIVADSRAQNKIVILDSCFSGRAANSKEMQNYSVLHNGTTILAACDENQYSSEENGHGVFTSLLIEALYGGAMNLLGEVSPGSIYSYIDSSLGGWEQRPVFKANIKQFVSLRKNAPPIAIGELRRITEFFITPYDEYALDPTYEPDKHEADIKDVNLEHEEIFSILQKYVKLNLVVPVNADHMYYAAIKHESCKLTAQGQHYWNLVNKGNI
- a CDS encoding sigma factor-like helix-turn-helix DNA-binding protein, which codes for MKPHSHEQHKRHAFDSFCKKVLKHEARDYYDALKRRREREISLDELSEKELEQLTVMDEYFKDLYSFNVLGYDISVSDGRISEALNALPTDRRDIILLSYFLDMTDREIGELLTLVRRTVAYRRTGTLRELKKIMEGKADE
- a CDS encoding helix-turn-helix domain-containing protein, which translates into the protein MLKSNEAYKLIFREYPDVVDVAQMCEMLGGISTKTAYRLLRQNQIKHFKIGRTYKIPKFHIFEYLAVAQESDA